The Methylomicrobium agile genome has a segment encoding these proteins:
- a CDS encoding FmdB family zinc ribbon protein produces MPIYEYQCQSCGYEHEALQKLSDQPLIHCPACSQPDLIKKISAAGFRLKGGGWYETDFKSGAKKNVAGESTEASKPHSCSGSCSH; encoded by the coding sequence ATGCCAATCTACGAATATCAGTGCCAATCCTGCGGGTACGAGCACGAAGCCTTGCAAAAACTTAGCGACCAGCCGCTGATTCATTGCCCGGCGTGCAGCCAGCCCGATCTGATCAAAAAAATTTCCGCGGCCGGATTCCGCTTGAAAGGCGGCGGCTGGTACGAAACCGACTTCAAGAGCGGCGCGAAGAAGAACGTCGCGGGCGAAAGCACGGAAGCGTCCAAGCCGCACAGTTGCAGCGGCAGCTGCAGCCACTGA
- the pyrC gene encoding dihydroorotase yields MKKLTLNRPDDWHLHVRSGALLKAVLPHTARQFARAIIMPNLKPPVTTVEQALAYREEILQAIPAGLDFTPLMTLYLTGSTSLEEIRKAATSEHVHAFKLYPAGATTNSDSGVADIEAAYPLFEEMEKQDIPLLVHGEVTDETCDIFDRERVFLETRLARIVDRFPALRIVVEHVTTREAVDFVKAQGPRIAATITPQHLLYNRNAILAGGIRPHFYCLPVLKREQHREALVQAATSGSPKFFLGTDSAPHLTSLKENACGCAGCFSAPLALELYTEAFEKAGALDKLEGFASFYGADFYRLPRNRGTVTLEKSAWQVPGVYNDGDIAITPLKAGESLTWKLQATVRV; encoded by the coding sequence ATGAAGAAATTAACCCTCAACCGGCCCGACGACTGGCATTTGCACGTCCGGAGCGGCGCGCTGTTGAAAGCGGTACTGCCGCACACCGCCCGCCAGTTCGCCCGCGCGATCATCATGCCGAACCTGAAGCCGCCGGTCACAACCGTGGAACAAGCGTTAGCCTACCGCGAGGAAATTCTGCAGGCGATTCCGGCAGGGCTCGATTTTACGCCTTTGATGACCTTGTACCTGACCGGATCGACTTCGCTTGAAGAAATCCGCAAAGCCGCCACCTCGGAGCATGTGCACGCATTCAAGCTCTATCCGGCCGGGGCGACGACCAATTCCGACTCAGGCGTGGCGGATATCGAGGCCGCCTATCCGTTGTTCGAAGAAATGGAAAAACAGGACATTCCGCTATTGGTTCACGGCGAAGTAACCGACGAAACGTGCGACATCTTCGACCGGGAACGCGTCTTCCTGGAGACCCGGCTGGCCCGAATCGTCGATCGTTTCCCGGCGCTGCGCATCGTCGTCGAGCATGTGACCACGCGCGAGGCAGTCGATTTCGTAAAAGCGCAAGGACCCCGCATCGCCGCCACAATCACACCGCAACACCTTTTATATAACCGCAACGCGATTCTGGCCGGCGGCATCCGTCCGCATTTTTATTGCCTGCCGGTCCTGAAGCGCGAACAGCACCGGGAGGCGCTGGTTCAAGCTGCCACCAGCGGCAGTCCGAAGTTCTTTCTCGGCACCGACAGCGCGCCGCATCTGACTTCTCTGAAAGAAAACGCCTGCGGTTGCGCGGGATGTTTCAGCGCGCCTTTAGCGCTCGAACTGTATACGGAAGCTTTCGAAAAGGCCGGCGCCTTGGACAAACTGGAAGGTTTCGCGAGCTTTTACGGGGCCGATTTTTACCGGCTGCCGAGAAACCGGGGCACAGTGACGCTGGAAAAATCGGCCTGGCAGGTGCCCGGTGTTTATAACGACGGCGACATCGCCATTACGCCGTTGAAAGCAGGAGAATCCTTGACATGGAAGCTGCAAGCCACTGTTCGAGTCTGA
- a CDS encoding transcriptional regulator, with translation MNEKLEFAERLRKAMLSAGYEARPAVLEKGFNSRYWGRSVSFQAVSRWLRGEAIPSQDKLQVLAEWLKVEPHALRYGEEAALSIREKRKQWEEALDYGEREAIEQYLSLPAPQRKIVREVISAFAQVYSGKNP, from the coding sequence ATGAATGAAAAACTCGAATTCGCCGAACGGCTGCGCAAGGCCATGCTGTCCGCAGGCTATGAAGCCCGTCCCGCCGTGCTGGAAAAAGGTTTCAACAGCCGCTATTGGGGGCGGTCGGTGTCGTTTCAGGCGGTTTCGCGCTGGTTGCGCGGCGAGGCGATTCCTTCGCAGGATAAGTTACAGGTGCTGGCGGAGTGGTTGAAAGTCGAGCCGCATGCCTTGCGTTACGGCGAAGAGGCGGCGCTGTCGATACGCGAAAAACGGAAACAATGGGAGGAAGCGCTGGATTACGGGGAAAGGGAGGCGATCGAGCAATATCTGAGTTTGCCCGCCCCGCAGCGCAAGATCGTCCGCGAGGTTATCAGCGCCTTTGCCCAGGTATATTCCGGGAAAAACCCGTAG
- a CDS encoding DNA methyltransferase: MAKGLLEQLPGIVAEGRQTAEKILESLEGRHRITLQTREWVLSARDNTQNDLFQSVGRVSDSVTRQVEATNVGLRLTPRQLLLHCSSSVHRPPFNGGIPASRNPTYTSDQTWRNRLIHGDNLLAMAALLAGDDETPSLRGKIDLIYIDPPFDSKADCRTKITLPGMELEQKPAVIEQFAYSDTWADGTASYLAMITPRLILMRELLRDTGSIYVHLDWHVGHYVKLVLDEVFGKDHFINEIIWHYRKWSPQSKNFQRNHDTIFWYGKNAENRHFITEFQEQPAGTLKPGKEKKRQTVFDESGKRPATRADGEATGSSLADVWDGGIWNISMINPAAIERVDYATQKPEQLLKRILQHACPEKGLVADFFGGSGTTAAVAEKLGRRWITADLGKPACMIMRKRLIDRNARPFLYQAIGDYQAEATKSLGQQSKIGELAPIVLQLFGALPLAPEDNPEHNLGYLPAGAASVGRVSDSVTRLVEAANVGLRLTPNPTYTSAEAKNKTLVYADSPNKLTGAATLKKAIAQRDTLMGGWDKVVVLGWNFEPSIGETLAALNDDRLEVRVIPPDLPDRLRKKGGLDKLKGAVRFAGLQYLTIKPVQRQRQGEDEILSVALDNYILLSPEAINLDATNRAKLHGIIDSEPLALLEYWAVDPDYDGKLFRSVWQNYRGDNDDPLRVATLAWLVVPAKNGSRKVCVRAVDVFGFEAEVVVEVDA; the protein is encoded by the coding sequence ATGGCAAAAGGCCTGCTCGAACAACTTCCCGGCATCGTCGCCGAAGGGCGGCAAACTGCCGAAAAAATATTGGAAAGCCTGGAAGGCCGTCACCGCATCACACTGCAAACCCGCGAATGGGTGTTGTCTGCCAGAGACAATACCCAGAATGATTTGTTTCAAAGCGTAGGTCGGGTTAGCGATAGCGTAACCCGACAAGTCGAAGCCACAAATGTCGGGTTACGGCTAACGCCTCGGCAATTGCTCCTGCATTGCTCTAGCTCTGTCCATAGACCACCCTTTAATGGTGGCATCCCTGCAAGTCGTAACCCGACCTACACATCGGATCAAACTTGGCGCAATCGCCTGATCCACGGCGATAATCTGCTGGCGATGGCCGCACTGCTGGCCGGCGACGACGAGACGCCCAGCCTGCGCGGCAAAATCGATCTGATCTACATCGACCCACCGTTCGATTCCAAAGCCGACTGCCGCACCAAAATCACCCTGCCCGGCATGGAACTGGAACAAAAACCGGCCGTGATCGAACAGTTCGCCTATTCCGATACCTGGGCGGACGGCACGGCGTCCTATCTGGCGATGATCACGCCGCGCCTGATCCTGATGCGCGAGCTATTGCGCGACACCGGCTCGATCTATGTACATCTGGATTGGCATGTGGGGCATTATGTAAAATTGGTTCTGGACGAGGTGTTCGGGAAGGATCATTTCATTAACGAGATCATTTGGCATTACCGAAAATGGTCTCCTCAATCAAAAAACTTCCAACGTAACCACGACACCATTTTTTGGTATGGGAAAAATGCGGAAAATCGTCACTTCATTACCGAATTTCAAGAACAGCCGGCGGGGACTTTAAAACCAGGGAAAGAAAAGAAACGGCAAACCGTTTTTGATGAGTCGGGTAAGCGCCCCGCAACCCGTGCAGATGGTGAGGCGACCGGAAGCTCACTGGCCGATGTATGGGATGGCGGTATTTGGAATATCTCCATGATCAACCCCGCCGCGATTGAACGCGTCGACTACGCAACACAAAAACCTGAACAATTGCTCAAACGAATTCTTCAACATGCCTGCCCCGAAAAAGGTTTAGTCGCCGACTTCTTCGGCGGTTCCGGCACCACCGCCGCGGTCGCGGAGAAGTTGGGCCGCCGCTGGATTACCGCCGATCTCGGCAAACCGGCCTGCATGATCATGCGCAAGCGCCTGATCGACCGGAACGCCCGGCCGTTTTTGTATCAGGCCATCGGCGATTATCAGGCCGAAGCCACTAAATCGCTGGGACAGCAATCCAAAATCGGCGAGCTGGCGCCAATCGTCCTGCAACTGTTCGGCGCGCTGCCGCTGGCGCCGGAAGACAATCCGGAGCACAATCTGGGTTATCTCCCCGCAGGCGCAGCGTCCGTAGGTCGGGTTAGCGACAGCGTAACCCGACTAGTCGAAGCCGCAAACGTCGGGTTACGGCTTACGCCTAACCCGACCTACACAAGTGCCGAGGCAAAAAATAAAACCTTGGTCTACGCCGATTCTCCCAACAAACTCACCGGCGCGGCGACGCTGAAAAAAGCCATCGCCCAGCGCGACACACTGATGGGCGGCTGGGATAAAGTCGTGGTGCTGGGCTGGAATTTCGAGCCATCCATCGGCGAAACCCTTGCCGCGTTGAACGACGACCGCCTGGAAGTCCGGGTGATTCCGCCGGATTTGCCGGACCGGCTGAGAAAGAAAGGCGGCCTCGACAAGCTGAAAGGCGCCGTGCGTTTCGCCGGCTTGCAATATCTGACCATCAAACCGGTGCAAAGGCAGCGGCAAGGCGAAGACGAAATCTTATCCGTCGCCCTCGACAATTACATCCTGCTCTCCCCGGAAGCCATCAACCTCGACGCAACCAACCGCGCCAAATTGCACGGCATCATCGACAGCGAACCGTTGGCGCTGCTCGAATACTGGGCGGTGGACCCAGATTACGACGGCAAACTGTTCCGCTCGGTCTGGCAGAATTATCGCGGCGACAACGACGACCCGCTGCGTGTGGCGACCTTGGCCTGGCTCGTCGTGCCAGCCAAAAACGGCAGCCGCAAGGTGTGCGTGCGGGCGGTGGACGTGTTCGGCTTTGAAGCGGAAGTCGTCGTCGAGGTAGACGCATGA